A single genomic interval of Paenibacillus macerans harbors:
- a CDS encoding DegT/DnrJ/EryC1/StrS family aminotransferase: MIKIPVYEPALDGNEKKYVMDCLESNWISSKGKYVHRFEDHFSSYVGTQYAVSTSNGTTALHLAMLALGIGKGDEVIVPTLTYISSVNCIRYVGATPVFVDSDIKNWQLDLEQVKKNINRRTKAVIAVHLYGNACDLEELRNICNEHNIFLVEDCAEAIGTYFNNKHVGTFGDVSTFSFFGNKTITTGEGGMVCTNDLILKERVELFKGQGVSKNIEYWHEVVGYNYRMTNICAAIGLAQLERIESILVRKREIADQYKQELEELPMDFVDDKKVINSHWMVSVVLEQGDYRDLLRSHLYQFGIETRPFFHPIHLMDMYKNEGSSYNYPNAIKLSKSGINLPSSPLLSQEKITHICNIIKEFYRTR, translated from the coding sequence ATGATCAAAATTCCAGTTTATGAGCCTGCATTAGATGGAAATGAGAAAAAATATGTAATGGATTGCTTGGAATCAAATTGGATATCTTCAAAAGGAAAATATGTTCACAGATTTGAGGATCATTTTTCGAGCTATGTGGGAACCCAATATGCTGTAAGTACCTCCAATGGCACTACGGCGCTGCATTTAGCTATGCTGGCATTAGGAATAGGTAAAGGGGATGAGGTCATTGTTCCAACATTGACCTATATATCCTCGGTGAATTGTATTAGATACGTTGGGGCCACGCCTGTTTTTGTAGATAGCGATATAAAAAATTGGCAGTTAGATTTAGAACAAGTAAAAAAGAATATTAATAGAAGAACAAAAGCAGTAATAGCAGTACATTTATATGGAAATGCGTGTGATCTGGAGGAACTAAGAAATATATGTAACGAGCATAATATATTTTTAGTAGAAGATTGCGCAGAAGCAATAGGAACGTATTTTAATAATAAGCATGTAGGAACATTCGGTGATGTCTCTACATTTAGTTTTTTTGGTAATAAAACCATCACGACTGGAGAAGGAGGAATGGTTTGCACTAATGATCTTATTTTAAAAGAGCGCGTAGAATTGTTCAAGGGGCAGGGAGTTTCCAAGAATATAGAGTATTGGCATGAGGTGGTTGGTTATAATTACAGAATGACCAACATTTGTGCGGCAATTGGACTCGCACAGTTGGAGAGAATAGAATCTATCCTCGTGAGAAAAAGGGAGATAGCAGATCAGTATAAGCAGGAACTTGAGGAATTACCTATGGACTTCGTAGATGATAAAAAGGTCATAAATTCACATTGGATGGTTTCAGTAGTATTAGAACAAGGGGATTATCGAGACTTATTAAGAAGTCATTTGTATCAATTTGGAATAGAGACGCGTCCTTTCTTTCATCCGATACATCTAATGGATATGTATAAAAATGAAGGGTCATCCTATAATTACCCTAATGCTATTAAATTAAGCAAAAGTGGGATTAACTTGCCTAGTTCTCCTTTACTTAGTCAAGAAAAAATAACACATATATGTAATATAATAAAAGAATTCTATAGGACGAGATAA
- a CDS encoding UDP-glucuronic acid decarboxylase family protein, translating into MKKILVTGGAGFLGSHLIDRLLKQGHEIVCVDNLQTGSLRNIDHVMDAITFIQHDITEPLPELGEFDEIYNLACPASPIHYQANPIHTFKTNILGSLQLLEIARKCGAKIMQASTSEVYGDPLVHPQPEQYWGHVNPIGIRSCYDEGKRGAETLFFDYARMYDVRIKVVRIFNTYGPRMDAKDGRVVSNFIVQSLHNKPLTVYGDGQQTRSFCYVDDLIEGFLRMMETPEEVTGPINLGNPDEFTMLELAEKVMKWTKNNTELKYELLPEDDPKQRKPVIEEAKRVLNWYPKVTLDEGLQPTILYFDQLINKANS; encoded by the coding sequence ATGAAAAAGATATTAGTGACGGGTGGCGCTGGTTTTTTGGGATCACACCTAATAGATCGATTGCTAAAGCAAGGGCATGAAATTGTTTGTGTAGATAATTTGCAGACAGGTTCACTTAGGAATATTGATCATGTGATGGATGCCATTACTTTTATTCAGCATGATATTACTGAGCCTCTTCCTGAACTGGGTGAATTTGATGAGATTTATAATCTGGCCTGTCCTGCTAGTCCGATTCATTACCAAGCCAATCCAATACATACTTTTAAAACAAATATACTTGGCTCTCTACAGCTGCTTGAAATTGCCCGCAAATGTGGTGCGAAAATAATGCAAGCTTCGACTTCCGAGGTATACGGAGACCCCTTGGTACATCCTCAGCCTGAGCAATATTGGGGACATGTGAATCCTATAGGAATTCGCAGTTGCTACGATGAGGGCAAGCGTGGGGCAGAAACTTTGTTTTTTGATTATGCACGAATGTACGATGTTCGAATTAAAGTGGTACGTATCTTCAATACGTATGGTCCAAGAATGGATGCAAAAGATGGCCGTGTTGTAAGTAACTTTATTGTACAGTCGCTGCATAACAAACCGCTGACAGTGTATGGTGATGGACAGCAGACTCGATCATTCTGCTACGTGGATGATTTAATCGAAGGCTTCCTGCGAATGATGGAGACTCCGGAGGAAGTAACAGGCCCCATTAATCTGGGAAACCCGGATGAGTTCACCATGTTGGAGCTTGCCGAAAAAGTCATGAAATGGACCAAGAACAATACGGAATTAAAGTATGAGTTATTGCCTGAGGATGATCCTAAGCAGCGCAAGCCTGTCATAGAAGAAGCTAAAAGAGTGCTTAATTGGTATCCAAAAGTAACTCTTGATGAAGGACTTCAACCTACTATTTTATATTTTGACCAATTGATTAATAAAGCAAATTCATAG
- a CDS encoding glycosyltransferase produces MEKLKICLIPNTMFSWNGGKDFVFYLLSGLVQSDIKVKLELSIIGTRNDKSILNQFIDQFKIEFTEVDGVSKDRVYQIVKDKRIDVIFSFQTHLGKFMPVPWVGYLPDFQHKYLPSNFSKQEIVYRDAFYSQMLKDSDGIIVNSLDTKHDIFKFLTHNIKNVYSLPFVPFLKNGYEEYLNNDIDKEFEHLIGTEYFMISNQFWKHKNHILAFKAMKLFYENNKHLSNIRLICTGDLTDYRDLTYTNELLEYINENKLNNKIILLGLISKKDQIQLLNQCIAVIQPTLFEGGPGGGSTYDALSLNKTVILSDIKVNREIINSKVIFFNSNSVSDLEKAMNKALAMQKDSSSDNQINHEANRLELGTALFNAFDDIRKKSRNISSDIEGEVINYSYFDSRILQSCRLNENIVTNHGQGKISSVLLLDKDQNAFYRSVSSGYFYKIISSQISFNTTDLNITEQVEEDLFSIPIAHYIEKYVLQSVQRSDVIYIYADGGHTERLLKNVDFSNYNLKGIISKKNDGGVMEGYPIISYNQNLMQENCYILISSASYERDIYGELIKANIPCNKILRIYGD; encoded by the coding sequence ATGGAAAAATTAAAAATCTGTTTGATACCTAATACTATGTTTTCTTGGAACGGTGGAAAGGATTTTGTCTTTTATTTACTTTCAGGATTGGTCCAAAGTGACATAAAAGTAAAACTGGAATTGAGTATTATTGGTACAAGAAATGATAAAAGTATATTAAATCAGTTTATTGATCAGTTTAAGATAGAATTTACTGAAGTAGATGGGGTAAGTAAAGATAGAGTATATCAAATCGTAAAAGATAAGAGGATAGATGTGATTTTTTCATTCCAAACACATTTAGGTAAATTTATGCCTGTTCCTTGGGTTGGATACCTTCCAGACTTTCAACATAAATATTTACCTTCCAATTTTAGTAAACAAGAAATAGTTTATCGCGATGCATTTTATTCCCAGATGCTAAAGGACTCTGATGGAATAATTGTAAATTCTCTGGATACGAAGCATGACATTTTCAAATTTTTGACGCATAACATCAAAAACGTATATTCCTTGCCTTTTGTACCTTTTCTGAAAAATGGATATGAAGAGTATTTAAATAATGATATTGATAAAGAGTTTGAACATTTGATAGGAACTGAATACTTTATGATTTCCAATCAATTTTGGAAGCATAAGAATCATATACTTGCATTTAAAGCAATGAAATTGTTCTACGAGAATAATAAGCATCTGTCTAACATTCGGTTAATATGTACTGGAGATTTAACTGACTATAGGGATCTAACATATACTAATGAGCTATTGGAATATATCAATGAAAACAAACTAAATAATAAAATAATATTGTTGGGGTTAATTTCCAAAAAAGATCAGATTCAATTGCTGAATCAATGCATTGCCGTAATTCAACCCACACTGTTTGAGGGCGGACCTGGTGGAGGTTCGACATACGATGCATTATCACTAAATAAGACAGTGATTTTATCAGATATTAAAGTGAACAGAGAGATTATCAATTCTAAAGTTATCTTTTTTAATAGCAATTCAGTTAGCGACTTAGAAAAAGCTATGAACAAGGCTTTAGCTATGCAAAAAGATTCATCATCTGATAACCAAATAAATCATGAAGCGAATAGACTTGAATTAGGAACGGCCCTATTTAATGCTTTTGATGATATTCGAAAAAAAAGTAGAAATATAAGTAGTGATATTGAGGGAGAAGTAATAAATTATAGTTATTTCGATTCCCGAATTCTCCAATCCTGTAGACTAAATGAAAATATAGTTACTAATCATGGGCAGGGGAAAATTTCTTCAGTGTTACTTTTGGACAAAGATCAAAATGCTTTTTACAGGTCGGTTTCTTCCGGTTATTTTTATAAGATTATTTCTTCACAAATATCTTTTAATACGACCGATTTAAATATAACAGAACAAGTAGAGGAAGATTTGTTTTCTATACCGATTGCGCACTATATTGAAAAATATGTACTTCAATCCGTCCAAAGAAGTGACGTTATATATATTTATGCTGATGGTGGACATACAGAAAGATTGTTGAAAAATGTAGATTTTTCAAATTACAACCTAAAAGGAATTATATCCAAAAAGAATGACGGTGGGGTTATGGAAGGTTACCCCATTATCTCTTACAATCAAAATTTGATGCAAGAAAACTGTTATATATTAATTTCATCAGCTAGTTATGAAAGGGATATATACGGAGAACTAATAAAGGCCAATATTCCATGCAATAAAATTTTAAGAATATATGGGGATTGA
- a CDS encoding UDP-glucose dehydrogenase family protein, whose translation MKVAVIGTGYVGLVTGTILSEVGHTVVCVDVDEEKIIKLQTGTSPIYEPGLDKLLQRNIVSQRLFFTTSPAEAFQDAEVIVIAVGTPQGENGAANLSYVEQAVMSIAKNVDHDVIVVMKSTVPVGINDWVENFIRENKQNDIHVDVVSNPEFLREGHAIHDSFYGDRIIIGAESKAAGDTVEALYSNIEIPILRTDRRSAEMIKYASNAFLAVKISYINQISNLCDKLGADINAVADGMGMDKRIGRQFLNAGLGYGGSCFPKDTISLVQLGRENNVSLSIVESAIKANHDQRTFFINKVLKHFDGNVRGKKIAVLGLAFKPDTDDMREAPSIDIIKALAEQKADIFVYDPVVKYTDVLNGISLKYAASLEEAVSEAAAVLLVTEWNEFVDVDWIQLKSVLQYDVIFDGRNLLHKRANYSNI comes from the coding sequence ATGAAAGTGGCAGTTATCGGCACAGGATATGTAGGGTTGGTTACGGGTACTATACTTTCTGAGGTTGGTCATACGGTAGTGTGCGTAGATGTAGATGAGGAGAAAATAATTAAATTACAAACAGGCACATCTCCAATTTATGAGCCAGGCCTTGATAAATTATTACAAAGGAATATTGTAAGCCAACGTTTGTTTTTCACAACAAGCCCTGCAGAAGCATTTCAAGATGCTGAAGTGATTGTTATTGCAGTAGGTACGCCTCAAGGAGAAAATGGGGCAGCCAACTTGAGCTATGTTGAGCAGGCCGTAATGAGTATAGCGAAGAATGTGGATCACGATGTAATTGTCGTTATGAAGAGCACAGTACCAGTAGGGATAAATGACTGGGTAGAGAATTTCATTCGTGAAAATAAACAGAACGATATTCATGTTGATGTGGTATCAAATCCGGAATTTTTACGTGAGGGTCATGCCATTCATGATTCCTTTTATGGAGATAGGATTATTATTGGGGCAGAAAGTAAAGCAGCAGGCGACACCGTTGAAGCGTTATATAGCAACATTGAAATACCTATTTTACGTACCGATCGTCGCAGCGCAGAAATGATTAAATACGCCTCCAATGCTTTTTTGGCTGTGAAAATAAGCTATATCAATCAAATTTCAAATCTTTGCGATAAATTAGGGGCGGACATTAATGCAGTCGCGGATGGAATGGGCATGGACAAACGGATTGGCCGCCAGTTTCTAAATGCGGGGCTAGGGTACGGTGGTTCATGTTTTCCTAAGGACACTATATCACTCGTGCAGCTAGGTAGAGAAAATAATGTATCTCTGAGTATTGTAGAATCTGCCATTAAGGCAAATCATGATCAGCGCACATTTTTTATTAATAAGGTGTTAAAACATTTTGATGGGAATGTTAGAGGTAAGAAGATAGCTGTTCTGGGCTTAGCATTTAAGCCTGATACTGATGACATGAGAGAGGCACCATCCATCGACATCATTAAAGCATTAGCAGAACAAAAGGCTGACATTTTTGTTTATGATCCTGTTGTCAAATATACGGATGTATTAAATGGGATTAGCTTGAAGTATGCTGCCTCGTTGGAAGAGGCCGTTAGTGAAGCTGCTGCTGTTCTACTAGTGACAGAATGGAATGAGTTTGTTGATGTAGACTGGATACAATTAAAATCAGTCTTGCAATATGATGTCATTTTCGATGGAAGAAACTTGCTTCATAAAAGAGCTAACTATTCCAATATATAA
- the fliS gene encoding flagellar export chaperone FliS: MAMPNAYQSYQKNKYETASPHRLTLMLYNGAVQFAERAHKAIQSGSLEDTNKYIQKVQDIIYELMTSLNEPEGGELARNLKNIYVYLIDRLVQANIKKNADYVEEVIRHLKELQSAWEQIGKEVSLG, translated from the coding sequence ATGGCTATGCCCAATGCTTACCAAAGCTATCAAAAAAATAAATATGAGACGGCTTCGCCTCACCGCCTCACATTAATGCTGTATAATGGAGCCGTGCAATTTGCCGAACGGGCCCATAAAGCCATTCAAAGCGGAAGCTTGGAAGATACCAACAAGTACATACAGAAGGTCCAAGACATTATCTATGAATTGATGACTTCCTTGAATGAGCCGGAAGGCGGCGAATTGGCCCGTAATTTAAAAAATATTTATGTATATTTAATTGATAGATTAGTGCAGGCTAACATCAAGAAAAACGCCGACTACGTAGAAGAGGTTATCCGTCATCTCAAAGAGCTGCAGTCTGCTTGGGAGCAAATCGGAAAGGAAGTCAGCCTTGGATAA
- a CDS encoding UDP-N-acetylglucosamine 4,6-dehydratase family protein, with translation MSLYKGKKILITGGTGTIGQRLVRRLLQEKPGVIRIFSRDEFKQFEMAQELQQYAQQLRFLIGDVRDAQRLSRAMADIDYVFHCAAMKHVPACEYNPFEAVQTNIIGTQNVIQSALEARVKKVIFVSTDKAIAPTNTYGASKLMAERLISSAQYQAGSANTTFAAVRFGNVMGSRGSVIPLFKKQIESQRKITITHKNMTRFMMTMEEATELTLKAADYAQGGEVFVLKMPVVRLEDLIKAVILEMSKKIGITPEEIEIEEIGLRPGEKMYEELMTEDEGKRAKELTEMFVIPNEFYKKGDYPNSKPVKDGKYSSEDQTTLEFDEVTELLIRSGALA, from the coding sequence GTGAGTTTATATAAAGGCAAGAAAATTTTAATAACAGGGGGGACTGGGACAATAGGTCAACGTCTTGTTAGACGTTTGTTGCAGGAAAAACCCGGTGTTATTCGCATATTCAGCAGAGATGAATTCAAACAGTTTGAAATGGCGCAGGAGCTGCAGCAGTATGCTCAACAGTTGCGTTTCTTAATAGGTGACGTAAGAGATGCGCAAAGATTGTCCCGGGCCATGGCGGACATAGATTATGTCTTTCACTGTGCTGCTATGAAGCATGTCCCGGCATGTGAATATAATCCTTTTGAAGCCGTACAAACCAATATAATCGGCACGCAAAATGTAATACAGTCTGCATTGGAGGCTAGAGTGAAAAAAGTCATTTTTGTGAGTACGGACAAAGCCATTGCCCCGACAAATACTTATGGGGCATCTAAATTAATGGCCGAACGTCTAATTTCTTCTGCACAATACCAAGCAGGTTCAGCTAATACCACATTTGCAGCTGTGCGTTTTGGAAACGTTATGGGGTCAAGAGGATCTGTTATACCGCTTTTTAAAAAGCAGATCGAATCTCAGCGTAAGATTACAATTACTCACAAAAATATGACTCGTTTTATGATGACTATGGAAGAAGCCACTGAGTTAACCCTTAAAGCTGCAGATTATGCTCAAGGTGGAGAGGTTTTTGTATTAAAAATGCCTGTAGTTAGATTGGAAGATCTAATAAAAGCTGTAATTCTAGAAATGTCCAAAAAAATAGGAATAACTCCTGAGGAAATAGAGATTGAAGAAATTGGTTTGCGCCCCGGTGAAAAAATGTATGAGGAACTTATGACGGAAGATGAAGGAAAACGGGCCAAAGAACTAACGGAAATGTTTGTCATTCCAAATGAATTTTATAAAAAGGGAGATTATCCAAATTCAAAGCCTGTTAAAGATGGGAAGTATAGCTCAGAGGATCAAACAACGTTGGAGTTTGACGAGGTAACAGAGTTGCTAATACGATCAGGGGCTTTGGCCTGA
- a CDS encoding motility associated factor glycosyltransferase family protein, with protein sequence MKLLEANEQILHDKYPELVRVIDHNVPDREQYEVVYTKNNEFNLKRHEDGVEYFFHSKYNAEVEAARWVQATMAGKSDNEGPLLLFGVGMGHFLKAVLEETEVKQIIVYEPDINVFHSMLQHQDVSELLDNDRVKMVALGEHELVLSELADYISGQLAGTITLIAAPIYRRLYKETFNQLEEVIKHGVLNSQSNFQTYQRYQMEWVRNILYNIPHCIVNPSIAPLKGISNKGAVAVIGSGPSLQEDIHLLEQLKQKCILIAAGSSIQVLQHHHINPHFIVTMDGGDPNLKVFNNIDCGRTPLIFVNHSHFQIQDMYQSGMFHATFEGDTISQYLLEEDMGPSFRPTASVTGTAIQLAAYMGAKDIILLGQDLSFPDQKYYSAGANHVTEQGLANALSSATEYVENVLGGMNPTNAVMTITRKNIENIISVLQLDGIKFINTSAKGAKIKGAEWESLERIIKVLPANPVPALYGLNSMPVMEENLSEKVSKKMNHILSEAQMLDKSLTKIKQELTSMARSVKTKNVNNLNKNLLKVNKLWQSITDQDIFKYFHSFGLAHHINHYMRFVPKIVDATNPFVKASLIMEHLGKLVDELISFNPKMTNYIQHALHRMDRLHQQEEKP encoded by the coding sequence ATGAAATTGTTGGAAGCTAACGAACAGATTTTACATGACAAATATCCCGAGCTAGTCCGGGTTATTGATCACAATGTTCCCGATCGGGAACAATATGAAGTTGTTTATACGAAAAACAATGAGTTTAACCTGAAGCGGCACGAAGATGGCGTAGAATATTTTTTCCATAGTAAATATAATGCCGAAGTGGAAGCTGCTAGATGGGTTCAGGCAACTATGGCTGGGAAATCGGATAATGAAGGGCCTTTATTGCTGTTTGGAGTGGGGATGGGCCATTTTTTGAAAGCTGTATTGGAAGAGACCGAGGTCAAGCAAATCATTGTATATGAGCCTGATATAAATGTATTCCATAGCATGTTACAGCACCAGGATGTCAGTGAATTGTTAGACAATGATCGTGTTAAGATGGTGGCTTTGGGGGAACATGAGCTAGTTCTTTCAGAGTTGGCAGATTATATCAGTGGGCAGTTGGCCGGAACAATTACACTGATCGCTGCGCCAATATACAGACGGCTATATAAAGAAACGTTTAATCAATTGGAAGAAGTGATTAAACACGGAGTTCTCAATAGTCAGTCAAACTTTCAAACCTATCAAAGATATCAAATGGAATGGGTGCGGAACATCCTTTATAATATCCCGCATTGTATTGTGAATCCTTCTATAGCTCCTCTTAAAGGAATTAGCAATAAAGGAGCGGTTGCGGTTATCGGCTCTGGTCCATCATTGCAAGAAGATATTCATTTACTTGAGCAATTGAAACAAAAATGTATTCTGATTGCAGCCGGTTCCAGTATTCAGGTTTTGCAGCACCATCACATCAATCCGCATTTTATAGTAACAATGGATGGCGGTGACCCAAATCTAAAAGTTTTTAATAATATAGATTGTGGACGGACTCCCTTGATCTTTGTCAATCATAGTCATTTTCAAATCCAAGATATGTACCAGTCGGGGATGTTTCATGCCACTTTTGAAGGCGATACGATAAGTCAATACTTGTTGGAGGAGGATATGGGCCCCTCATTTAGACCAACTGCGTCAGTCACTGGAACAGCCATACAATTAGCGGCTTATATGGGCGCAAAGGATATCATTTTGCTCGGGCAGGATTTATCTTTCCCCGATCAAAAGTATTATAGCGCTGGTGCTAATCATGTGACAGAACAGGGCTTGGCCAACGCTCTAAGCAGTGCAACGGAATATGTGGAAAACGTATTAGGCGGCATGAATCCCACCAATGCGGTTATGACGATTACTCGTAAGAACATAGAAAACATTATTTCAGTTTTACAGCTTGATGGAATTAAATTCATAAATACTTCCGCCAAGGGAGCGAAAATAAAAGGCGCAGAGTGGGAAAGCCTTGAGCGCATCATAAAGGTATTGCCGGCAAATCCGGTGCCTGCTTTGTATGGTTTAAATTCCATGCCAGTAATGGAAGAAAACTTAAGTGAGAAAGTTTCGAAGAAAATGAATCATATATTAAGCGAAGCCCAAATGCTGGATAAAAGTTTGACTAAGATAAAGCAAGAATTGACTTCAATGGCTAGGAGCGTAAAAACCAAAAACGTAAATAATTTAAATAAAAATTTGCTGAAAGTCAATAAGCTATGGCAATCAATAACGGACCAAGACATCTTTAAATATTTTCACAGTTTTGGACTGGCTCATCATATTAACCACTATATGAGATTTGTTCCCAAGATCGTTGACGCAACGAATCCATTCGTAAAAGCCTCATTAATTATGGAGCACTTAGGCAAATTAGTAGATGAACTAATTTCCTTCAACCCCAAAATGACTAATTATATCCAACATGCCCTTCATCGCATGGATCGATTGCATCAGCAGGAGGAAAAGCCGTGA
- a CDS encoding flagellin, translated as MGMFINTNVGALNANRNLNFNNTQMGKTMEKLSSGYRINRAADDAAGLAISEKMRFQINGLTQAQRNAQDGISLIQTAEGALTEVHSMLQRLNTLANQAANGTYDSTDREKIQLEVKELVGEISNIAKTVNFNGINLLNNNNKVDFQIGSDANTEISIQLASLTPADLGSAAMKLSDLSVSGADATKANQAIDAIKSAISTVSTQRATFGAVQNRLEHTVNNLGVMVENLSASESRIRDADMATEMTSFTKNQILVQAGTAMLAQANSAPQSVLKLLG; from the coding sequence ATGGGAATGTTTATCAACACGAACGTTGGCGCATTGAACGCTAACCGCAACCTGAACTTCAACAACACGCAAATGGGCAAGACAATGGAAAAATTGTCTTCCGGTTATCGGATTAACCGTGCTGCGGACGACGCTGCTGGTCTTGCGATCTCCGAAAAAATGCGCTTCCAAATCAATGGTTTGACGCAAGCGCAACGCAACGCTCAAGACGGTATCTCCCTGATTCAAACGGCTGAAGGTGCTTTGACCGAAGTTCACTCGATGCTGCAACGTCTGAACACGCTGGCTAACCAAGCAGCAAACGGAACTTACGACAGCACGGACCGCGAAAAAATCCAATTGGAAGTTAAAGAGCTTGTTGGTGAAATCAGTAACATTGCTAAAACAGTTAACTTCAATGGTATTAACTTGCTGAATAATAACAATAAGGTGGACTTCCAGATTGGATCGGATGCTAACACTGAAATTTCTATTCAGTTAGCTTCTTTGACGCCTGCAGATCTTGGTAGCGCTGCTATGAAATTGAGCGATCTTTCAGTTTCGGGCGCTGATGCAACAAAGGCGAATCAAGCTATCGATGCTATTAAATCGGCAATCAGCACAGTCTCCACTCAACGCGCTACCTTTGGTGCCGTGCAAAACCGTCTGGAGCACACAGTTAATAACTTGGGCGTAATGGTAGAAAACCTGTCCGCTTCCGAATCACGTATTCGTGACGCTGATATGGCTACTGAAATGACGTCGTTCACGAAGAACCAAATCCTGGTACAAGCAGGTACAGCGATGTTGGCACAAGCGAACTCTGCTCCACAATCCGTTCTTAAATTGCTCGGATAA
- the fliD gene encoding flagellar filament capping protein FliD, which yields MGVALSGLASGMNTQNIINGLMDIERVPYKKLETKKSTITNNKSIFNSINLKLKNLRDAASAFTDLGSFQVSSAVSSDTTKLTATGGGASVNGNYTVEVTKLAKQQMNATTSIQVKDADGKDIKFSADDLAAAKSISIGGKSLVLSDDLDLTNKSYSDALSTIAGQINKQFGDVQASVVQTSDGYKSLVVTAKDGKTIDMSGTGSFTLENKVTAQPAILKVNGIEITSSSNTVKDAIPGVTLQLLAEDTKVNVEVKQDVDKIAEKVQTFVDAYNDVVKLIRENTKKIENEKNADGSYKDFKTNLQSDSLLRQLSTELSDIISSVSGSADNLRLLSDIGLEIDKGKKSASEMTGEISFDKEVFKKKLTDNPNAVEELFNGESGLGTLAKDRLYNYTKANGLMDLKKKGLEQDIDFIDEQMENMEARLTLKEERLKKQFDQMEVALSKLQKQQSWMAGQLSSLMSSSS from the coding sequence ATGGGAGTAGCTTTATCGGGTTTGGCATCGGGTATGAATACCCAGAATATCATAAATGGCTTAATGGATATTGAAAGAGTTCCTTATAAGAAGCTGGAAACTAAAAAAAGTACAATTACAAACAACAAAAGTATTTTTAATAGCATTAATTTGAAATTGAAAAACCTGCGGGACGCAGCTTCGGCTTTCACGGACCTCGGTTCTTTTCAAGTCAGCAGCGCAGTCAGTTCCGACACGACCAAATTGACGGCTACGGGCGGAGGAGCTTCGGTCAACGGCAATTATACCGTAGAAGTTACGAAATTAGCCAAGCAGCAGATGAATGCAACAACCTCGATTCAGGTTAAGGATGCGGACGGCAAAGACATTAAGTTTAGCGCTGATGATCTGGCTGCAGCCAAGTCGATTTCGATTGGGGGAAAGAGTCTTGTCCTGAGCGATGATCTGGACTTAACCAATAAAAGTTATAGTGATGCGCTTTCGACCATCGCAGGGCAAATCAATAAGCAGTTCGGCGATGTTCAGGCTTCCGTCGTTCAAACATCCGATGGATATAAGAGCTTGGTCGTCACGGCCAAAGACGGGAAGACAATCGACATGAGCGGTACCGGCTCGTTTACTCTAGAAAATAAAGTAACGGCGCAACCGGCCATTTTAAAAGTTAACGGTATAGAAATTACCAGTTCCAGCAACACGGTAAAGGATGCGATTCCCGGGGTAACCCTGCAGCTGTTGGCCGAAGACACCAAAGTCAATGTAGAGGTCAAACAGGATGTGGATAAGATTGCCGAAAAAGTTCAGACTTTTGTCGATGCGTACAATGATGTTGTTAAACTTATTCGCGAAAACACCAAAAAGATTGAGAACGAAAAGAATGCGGACGGCTCTTATAAAGATTTTAAAACGAATCTCCAAAGCGACTCTCTGCTAAGACAGCTAAGCACAGAATTGTCCGATATCATCAGCAGTGTTTCTGGAAGTGCGGATAACCTTAGACTTTTGAGCGATATTGGCCTGGAAATCGATAAAGGGAAAAAATCTGCTTCGGAAATGACCGGTGAGATTTCCTTTGACAAAGAAGTGTTTAAGAAGAAATTGACAGATAATCCGAACGCTGTAGAAGAATTGTTTAATGGCGAGTCGGGGCTAGGGACTCTGGCTAAGGACCGGTTATATAACTATACTAAGGCCAACGGTCTGATGGATTTGAAAAAGAAAGGGCTCGAACAAGACATCGATTTTATTGATGAACAAATGGAAAATATGGAGGCAAGATTAACGCTAAAAGAGGAGAGGCTTAAGAAACAATTTGACCAAATGGAAGTAGCGTTGTCGAAGCTGCAAAAACAACAATCCTGGATGGCCGGTCAGCTAAGTTCGTTAATGTCGTCCAGTAGTTGA